In Planctomycetota bacterium, the sequence GTGGCGACGGTCCTCGTGCGTCATCGGTCGAACTATGCAAGGCTGATGAAAGGTACCGAGAACCGGTTGTGGGCAAAGAGGAAGGACAAGTAAGGCGCTCATTGTCACCGCCGCACGGCGTGGTATAATGGCCTTGAAAGCGGTCCGGCTTGGGGAAAGCGGTCATGGTTCAGATTGGGGTAGATAAGACGGGACTGGCGGAGTTTTGCCGGCGCCGCCACATTCAGCGATTGGCGCTGTTCGGCTCGGTCCTTCGCGAGAATTTCGGGCCGGAGAGCGACGTGGATGTGCTCGTGGCATTCGAGCCGGACCACGTGCCGGGGCTGATCGGCCTGGCCCGGATGGAGCGAGAACTGTCGGACTATTTCGGCGGGCGGAAGGTGGACCTCAGGACGGCCGAGGATCTGAGCCGCTATTTCCGTGCCAAGGTCCTCGCCACGGCGGAGGTGCAGTTTGCGGGATGAGGATCGAATTCGCCTCAGGCACATGCTCGACGCCGCCCGCGATGCGGTCACCTTCGCCCAGGGCCGCACGTGCGAGGACCTCGCCCGCGACCGGCAGTTCGCCCTGGCGCTCGTGAAATGCGTGGAGATCATCGGCGAGGCCGCCAGCCAGGTCTCAGCGGACGGGCAGAAGGATGTCGTCGCCCTTCCCTGGCGCGAGATTATCGACATGCGCCACCGCCTGGTGCATGCCTACTACGACATCAACAGGGAGATTCTCTGGCGGACCATAGCCAGGGACCTGCCGCCGCTCATCCGGGTTCTTGAGCAGGTAGTGGGACCGGACTTGGGCAACCAGGATTGACGCGCCGAAGATGGGGGCGATCGCCCCTGCCGAGACTCGTGATCATCCGCCACCGGTCGAACTATGCAAGGCTGATGCGGGGCACCGAGAACAAGGTCTGGGGCGGGAAGAAACGCGCCGAGTAAACTCGGCGGCTAACCGGCACCTCACCCGCGGAGTTTGCGGACGAGGATGTCGCGGACGAGTTGGGGGTTGGCCTTGCCGCCGGAGGCTTTCATGGCTTCGCCGATGAGCCGGCCGAGGGCTTTTTCTTTTCCGCCGCGGTAGTCTTCCGCCGGGCCGGGGTTTGCCGCAATAACCTGGTCCACGACAGCCTCCAATTCGCTGGTATCACTAACCTGGGCCATGCCGCGATCCTGGACAATTTCCCTGGTTGGCAGGTGGGTCTCTATCTTGATCGCTAATACGTCGCTCCCCGTTTGCCGGTTGATTGCGCCCATCATAACCATATC encodes:
- a CDS encoding DUF86 domain-containing protein; translated protein: MRDEDRIRLRHMLDAARDAVTFAQGRTCEDLARDRQFALALVKCVEIIGEAASQVSADGQKDVVALPWREIIDMRHRLVHAYYDINREILWRTIARDLPPLIRVLEQVVGPDLGNQD
- a CDS encoding nucleotidyltransferase domain-containing protein; the protein is MVQIGVDKTGLAEFCRRRHIQRLALFGSVLRENFGPESDVDVLVAFEPDHVPGLIGLARMERELSDYFGGRKVDLRTAEDLSRYFRAKVLATAEVQFAG